The Streptomyces sp. V3I7 genome segment CAAGGAGGGCAGTCCGCCCGTCAAGGGCCCCGCGGAGAACAAGCTTCCGCACTACCAGGTGGACCGGGGCTTCCAGCTGCCCGAGTCCAGGATCTGGACGCGGGCCAAGAAGCGCGGCTACCTGCGCGTCGGGGTCAAGGAGGACCAGCCGTACCTCGGCGAGCGGGACCCGGCGACCGGCACCTACTCCGGCTTCGACATCGAGATCGCCAGGATGATGGCCGCCTCGCTCGGGTTCGAGCCGAAGACCATCCGCTTCAGGACCATCGCCTCCGCCAACCGCGAAACCGCCCTGCAGAACGGCCAGATCGACTTCTACGTCGGCACCTACACCATCAACGACAAGCGCAAGAGGCTCGTCGGCTTCGCCGGCCCGTACTACCTGGCCGGCCAGTCGCTGCTCGTGCGCAAGGACGAGGACGACATCCACGGGCCCGAGGACCTCGCCGGCAAACGCGTCTGCTCGGCGGCCGGTTCGACACCGTACCAGCGCATCAAGGCCGACTTCCCCAAGGCGGTCCTGGTCGCCTACGACACCTACTCGGTGTGCGTCGACAACCTGCTCACCTACCAGGTGGACGCCGTCACCACCGACGACGCGATCCTCATCGGCTACGCGGCCAAGGTCCCCGAAGAGCTGAAGGTGGTCGGCAAGCCCTTCTCCGAGGAGCCGTACGGCATCGGCGTCCCGCGGGGCGACAACGCCCTGCGCCTGGCGCTCGACGACGCGCTGGAGGCAGGCGAGAAGAACGGCGACTGGAAGCGGGCCTACGACGCGACGCTCGGCCTGTCCGGTGTGCCCGCGCCGAAACCGCCCGCCATCGACCGCTACCCGGCGAGCTGAGCGAGGACGGCATGAACGTACTGATCGACAACTTCCCCCTCTACCTCCGGGGTTTCCTCGGCACGCTCGAACTCACCGTCTACGCCTCACTGCTGGCGCTCGTCCTCGGCTTCGTCATGGCGTCCTTCCGGGTCGCGCCCGTCGCCTCCCTGCGCGCGTTCGGCACGGTCTGGGTCGCCGTCCTGCGCAACACCCCGCTCACGCTGCTGTTCTTCGCCGTGCTGCTGGGCCTGCCACGGTTCGGCATCGTGCTGCCCTTCGAGGTGTTCGCGGTGCTCGCCCTCGGCTGCTACACCTCGGCGTTCATCTGCGAGGTGCTCCGCTCCGGCATCAACACCGTGCCCAAGGGCCAGGGCGAGGCGGCCCGGAGCCTCGGCATGAACTTCTCCCAGGTGCTCGCCCTGGTCGTGCTGCCGCAGGCCTTCCGCTCCGTCATCCCGCCGGTCGGCTCGACCCTCATCGCGCTCGCCAAGAACTCGGCCATCGCGGGCGCGTTCAGCGTCACCGAACTGCTCGGCACGTACAAGGTGCTCAGTGAGCTCGGCTACAACATCATCTGGACGTTCGTCTGGATCGCCGTCGGCTACCTCGTCATCACCCTCGCCATCAGTGCCCTGTTCAACCTGCTGGAGAGGAAGTGGGGGATCGCCCGATGACCGACGTCACCGCGCTCTACGACATCCCGGGGCCGAAAACCCGGCACCGGCACGCCCTGTACGGGGTCCTGGCCACGGCCGCCATCCTGGGCATCCTCGCCTGGATCCTCTATCTCCTCTTCGCCACCGACCAGTTCACCGCCACCAAGTGGACGCCCTTCACGTACGAGGGCATCCAGGAACTGCTGCTGCGAGGCCTCGGCAACACCCTCAAGGCCTTCGGGATCGCGGCCGTCCTCTCCCTCGCCCTCGGCGGCGCGCTGGCCGTCGGCCGGCTCTCGGAGCACCGGGTGGTGCGCTGGCTGGCCACGCTCCTCGTCGAGTTCTTCCGCGCGATGCCCGTCCTGGTGATGATCTTCTTCATCTTCGTGGCGCTCAAGGTGCAGCCGCTGCCCGCGCTGGTGGCCGGACTCACCCTCTACAACGGCTCCGTGCTCGCCGAGGTGTTCCGCTCCGGCATCAACGCCGTCTCCCGCGGCCAGAAGGAGGCCGCCTACGCGCTCGGGATGCGCAAGACGCAGGTCATGACGCATGTCCTCGTCCCGCAGGCCCTCCGGGCCATGCTGCCCGCCATCATCAGCCAGTTGGTGGTCGCGCTGAAGGACACCTCGCTCGGCTACCTCATCACCTACGAGGAGTTTCTCCACGCCGGGAAACTCATCGCCTCCAACCTCGACTACGATTTGCCCTTCATCCCCGTAGTCATGGTGATCTCACCGATCTACATCGGGATGTGCATGCTGCTCTCCTGGTTCGCCGGCTGGGTGTCCCGGTGGGAGCAGCGCAGTCCCAAGACGAAGGCCGCGGAAGTCGCCCCGGCCGAACCAGGAGGGACACTGCTGCCGGGTGGGGTACCCCCCACGGGCCCCAACGCGTAGGGGCCCCGGCAGCTCACAGGGCCAGGCCCGGCCGGCGGCAGCCGGAGATCACTGCTCGCGCAGGGGAACGGACACGTACGACGGGTCGTTCGCCGGCGAGGAGAAGGTCAGCTGCGCGCCGGGCGGGTTGTGCTCGACGTAGAGCGGGTCCACCGTGTCGACGACCAGGGCGAGCCGGTGGCCGGCCGGCACGTCGTAGGCCGTGGAGAACAGCTCCAGGTCGACGGCGAACGGCTGACCGGGCGTCCGGCCGTGCCAGGTGTACGGCGCGTGCGTGACCAGCTTGCCGAGGCCGAGCGGGCCCACGTCGTACAGGTACGCGACGAGGGTACCGCTCTCCTTGGCCGGGGTGAGCGTCGTGTGCAGCCGCGCGGTGCCGCGCACCTGCTGGACGGCGTCGTACTTCTCCGACTGCCACACCGCGGCCCACCACCGCGGCAGCAGCGGGATGGAGGCCATCGGCGGCAGCTTGGCCACCTGGTCGAGGAGGCCGGACAGCAGGACGACGCCGCCGTCCGCGCCCGAGTCGACGTTCGCGTGGATGGTGGCGGAGCCCGCGAGGGAGATCTTCCGCCGGGTCGCCGCGGCCGACTTCCAGTCCGGATAGCCCTCGTAGCCGCCCGACGTACGGGCCTTGAGCTGCACCGGCTGCTCGCGGTCGATGCCGTTGTCGGCGCCCTTGAGGTAGTGGTCGAACCAGCGGCCCGTGTCCGTCCACACGTCGT includes the following:
- a CDS encoding amino acid ABC transporter permease, with the translated sequence MNVLIDNFPLYLRGFLGTLELTVYASLLALVLGFVMASFRVAPVASLRAFGTVWVAVLRNTPLTLLFFAVLLGLPRFGIVLPFEVFAVLALGCYTSAFICEVLRSGINTVPKGQGEAARSLGMNFSQVLALVVLPQAFRSVIPPVGSTLIALAKNSAIAGAFSVTELLGTYKVLSELGYNIIWTFVWIAVGYLVITLAISALFNLLERKWGIAR
- a CDS encoding amino acid ABC transporter permease; this encodes MTDVTALYDIPGPKTRHRHALYGVLATAAILGILAWILYLLFATDQFTATKWTPFTYEGIQELLLRGLGNTLKAFGIAAVLSLALGGALAVGRLSEHRVVRWLATLLVEFFRAMPVLVMIFFIFVALKVQPLPALVAGLTLYNGSVLAEVFRSGINAVSRGQKEAAYALGMRKTQVMTHVLVPQALRAMLPAIISQLVVALKDTSLGYLITYEEFLHAGKLIASNLDYDLPFIPVVMVISPIYIGMCMLLSWFAGWVSRWEQRSPKTKAAEVAPAEPGGTLLPGGVPPTGPNA
- a CDS encoding glutamate ABC transporter substrate-binding protein; protein product: MFRTTRVPLVRAVLAALLALLAVACGKEGSPPVKGPAENKLPHYQVDRGFQLPESRIWTRAKKRGYLRVGVKEDQPYLGERDPATGTYSGFDIEIARMMAASLGFEPKTIRFRTIASANRETALQNGQIDFYVGTYTINDKRKRLVGFAGPYYLAGQSLLVRKDEDDIHGPEDLAGKRVCSAAGSTPYQRIKADFPKAVLVAYDTYSVCVDNLLTYQVDAVTTDDAILIGYAAKVPEELKVVGKPFSEEPYGIGVPRGDNALRLALDDALEAGEKNGDWKRAYDATLGLSGVPAPKPPAIDRYPAS